The window GTTTGGTGCTGTGGTCAGTTTGatgctgggggtggggtaggtTACAACTTAGAAAGGGAAGGGGGTTGGGTAGGCTCCCAGGGTTAGGGTGCGACCCAGAGCTCGCCCGTCGCCAGAGCCCAGGTCCCCCACTGGACAGCCAGATGATACCTGCTGCTTCAGCTCCCGATTGCGACGCTGCAGGGACTGGAGGGGATCGCGCTGCCGCCTCGCCAGCATCTCCTTCGCCTTGGCGCGGAGCTCACGCCGGTCGCCAGGGAAACCAAGACGGCGGCACCGGAAGGTGACGCCATCACCGCGCGCCCGCCTCGCAGCCCGACTGCTTGGTGCGGGAAGAGGGTGGGGATGATTCTCCCTCGAGGAAGCCGCTCCGCCAGCCCGCAGGTCCTGAGCTCACTGCCCAGCTACTCACCTTTTTCTCGCCAGTCCCAAAGGATTGGGGTGGAGATGAGGGAGAATGCCCCGCAGCGGCCGAAACTACAAGTTCCATGATACTCAGTACTACCACGACATTCCTCCTGGGGTACTTGGTGTTTTGGCACTTGTTTTCTGACACCAGTTTTTctaaacttatcttaagatacaATTTAAGCATCTCAATGTCTTAAGTTAACTGCAAGGATAGCTTTCCTATATGGCCTTAATGGGATACGTGGTTCTGGCGCATACTCTCACTTCAAAAAGGCAGTTTAAAATTCTTTGCCACTTGGGATACTGCTGAAGTAtcacttcattgtagttttgcacATTGTCCATCCTGAGTTCTGGGAGGATGGTGACTCTGCTCTACAACAATTTTGTGAGCACCTAATTATGAGCCCCATTTTACATCTCTCAGGGAGGTTGTAATAACATTTCCCCAAGTGGGACTCAGTCCTATAAATCCAGTTCCCAAACTCTTTCCACTACACCGAATAAGAATGACGACCTGAGCTCACTTTTCAAAGATGAACCATACTGATGTGTTCTTCAGTACAACACACAAGGTAATTCCACAGGCCCAACTGCCATAATATTTGCGATACTTTTTTCTTCAATAAAGAGAAGTGACAAGCGCCCACCGCACTGAATTTTCAGGGTGAACACACCCCCATGTAAGTAACAACCCAGATTTGGATACAGAATGTGACCAGCACCCTAGTAGTCTTCCCCTCCTTCTAgtccctgcccacctccaccccctacACCAAAAGTAAACACTATCCCAATCTCTAACTGGAAAAATCTGTCTTGCCTCTTTTTGAACTGAATAATGGAATCACGCAGTGTACTGGCATCTTGTCAGGCTTTCATTCAACCTGTTTGTGCAATGAATCTATATCATTGTGTGGGTTGTAGTTTGTTCATCCTCATTGCTCTCTGATGTTTCCTTGTATGACATACTCTAATATACTTATCCATCCTACTCTTTTTTGTATCTCATGTCTTTACTTTGAATTAATTTCTCCATCATGGCTCATGATACTTAAAAGTTCACTTAAACAGCCATAGTTTTTCCATTGAAAATCTAACACCAAATGAGGAAGTAGTAAGTACTATAAAGTATTTTTAGATGGATTAATAAATCGTTACTTCTAAGTGATTTTGTTAGAggtaagcaaaaagaaaaaaacagcactAAAGACAACCTGTCATTTATgaaatccttatttattttacatgtctataaaattttttaaaatctacctACTTTATAGGGATTTACATATTTTAAGTGGAAAAGTTACAGGGTCATGAAGATGGTACAATTCTATGttggtaaaaataaacaaaataaaccccCTACACGTGTACATATGTATGAGGAAGGGTGCAAAAAAGGTTTATTACTCTTGTTCATCTCGGGTGGAAAGATGCtttgattttatacatttttgtacACTATTCAGCATGAGAAGTGTTTATTCCTTATGATTCCTGCATCAGTATCATCAATATCACCTGGGTGACTGTTAGAAATGCATATTCTCAGGCCTCACCATAGACCCACAGGATCAGAATCTAAACTTTGACAATACCCCAGTGTTTCATTTGCACCTTCAAGTTTGAGAAATACCACTTAGGTATTCACCACGCTCTAAGGAATGAGATTACTCAGCTAGCTGCCTTCTTTTTCATTAACTTACATTTCTTTTGACTTGTAATGCTCAGTATAGTCACTTTAGCACTAGTCACTGCTTCTGTTGTCATCCCTTGATGACATTACGAAAATCAGAGTAACCTACAAGACCGTTTTGAAGTGAGGTAGCTGAAACCAAAGCAAACCATGGCCATTGTTTCTCTCGAGAACAAGGTATTTCATAAAACTCGTTATgattttcttccatcagtgtgTTACAATGTATATCAACTTTGTGTTACAATGTATATCCACTTTGTGTTACAATGTATATCCACTTTGTGTTACAATGTATATCAACTTTGTGTTACAATGTATACCAACTTTGTGTTACAATGTATATCCACTTTGTGTTACAATGTATATCCACTTTGTGTTACAATGTGTATCCACTTTGTGTTACAATGTGTATCCACTTTGTGTTACAATGTGTATCCACTTTGTGTTACAATGTGTATCCACTTTGTGTTACAATGTATATCCACTTTGTGTTACAATGTGTATCCACTTTGTGTTACAATGTGTATCAACTTTGTGTTACAATGTATACCAACTTTGTGTTACAATGTGTATCAACTTTGTGTTACAGTGTGTATCAACTTTGTGTTACAGTGTATATCAACTTTGTGTTACAGTGTGTATCAACTTTGTGTTACAGTGTGTATCAACTTTGTGTTACAGTGTATATCAACTTTGTGTTACAGTGTATACCAACTTTGTGTTACAATGTATACCCACTTTGTGTTACAATGTATACCCACTTTGTGTTACAATGTGTATCCACTTTGTGTTACAATGTGTATCCACTTTGTGTTACAATGTGTATCCACTTTGTGTTACAGTGTGTATCCACTTTGTGTTACAGTGTGTATCCACTTTGTGTTACAGTGTGTACCAACTTTGTGTTACAGTGTGTACCAACTTTGTGTTACAGTGTATATCAACTTTGTGTTACAGTGTGTATCAACTTTGTGTTACAATGTGTATCAACTTTGTGTTACAGTGTGTATCAACTTTGTGTTACAATGTATATCAGCTTTGTGTTACAGTGTGTATCAGCTTTGTGTTACAGTGTGTATCAGCTTTGTGTTACAATGTATATCAGCTTTGTGTTACAGTGTATATCAGCTTTGTGTTACAGTGTGTATCAACTTTGTGTTACAGTGTGTATCAGCTTTGTGTTACAGTGTGTATCAGCTTTGTGTTACAGTGTATATCAGCTTTGTGTTACAATGTGTATCAACTTTGTGTTACAATGTGTATCAACTGTGTGTTACAATGTGTATCAACTTTGTGTTACAATGTGTATCAACTTTGTGTTACAATGTATATCAACTTTGTGTTACAGTGTATATCAACTTTGTGTTACAGTGTATATCAACTTTGTGTTACAATGTGTATCCACTTTGTGTTACAATGTGTATCCACTTTGTGTTACAATGTGTATCAACTTTGTACTGCTGTCTCACGGGAGatactgaaaaagaatttaatagCTTCGGAGAGACTCATAGTGTAGAACTAGTGGTTAACATGGAAAATGTAATATCTCCATGGAAGGCAATAGTTTCAGGGAAAAAAGCAAACACATTTAAGTAGGGCAAGGGGTAGACAGCTAGAGGAGAAACAGTGAGAGGCAATGTCGGGGGGGAATTGTCCAccacagggctgggaacacaTGGGCACAGTGTAAAGAGGCAATAGGCAGAAAATGAGGGGCAGATTGAGTGGTGTAGGGTGGCTGAAAACCACGTAAGGACTAGGCAGGCCTCGGGGGTGAACAGCACAGGCCCAGAGGGGCAGGATGAGAGAACACTGGGGTGAGACAGGAGAGGGAGACGAGTGTGTCCGGGTGCTGCACATAAGTAATGGGAAAGGAGTCACATTGGAAAGACCAGGTCCACCAGGAACGTGGCACAAGAACAGGCCCATACAGGCAGAACTGGTCATAACCTAGATGCTTAACCAGGCACATACCAACAGTCTGGAGGCACCGTGGATGTGCCATAAGAAACCTACCTTGTCTCAAAGAGCCTCAACTCTTTGACCCTCCGTGATGAATGGTGACTCAGATACTTCAGCCACCTGCAGCCCAGATGGAATGGAGCTCTAAGAACCAACATTTCAGTCCTTAAGTACTGCATTCACAGAATGCAAATAAAATTGGAAGGAATAAAGCATAACGGCCctactaaaatggaaaaaaaaaaagctttctgtgGAAACGACTTTCCTGAATATTCTTATGTTAATACGGAGCTGATCCTAAATGTACTGAGAAACAAAATTAATCTTTATAGGAATGAGCAAGGGCAGTGTTCTAGAAAACACctctggaaaattaaaaataacctgGGACTTGGTCACTCACTCTTGATTTTCAGACACAGTGATCCCTCGTTATCATCGGAGGATATTATCCTGGAACCCCAGGAGCTGccacggataccaaaatccaaggatgctcaagtgcCACGGTTGGCCCTTCCTATCCATGTTTCCGCATGTGCAGACTCAATCAGCCATGGATAGTAAGTGGACAGTGGTCCACTTACATAtagatttattgaaaaaaatctacatataagtgaacctgtgcaattcaaacccatgttcaagggtcaactgtagttggGATTTATCACTAAGGTCTATTCAATGAGGTTTCTCCTTCACATGTATACTCCATAATGGCACAAATGAAATTTTTGTCAATAAAAACTTATACTCTGTGCTTGGAGTAGGTTGTCAGCCCCAGATGTGTAAAGGTCTTACATAATTACCCTTACCTCAGTTATTTTTACATAGCCGTTTGCTTTCCAGAGTAGGTCCAGCAAAACTGCTAAGCAAAGGGAATCATAATGGTTCCTAGACCAACTTTGCTTTGCAGTTGTACCAAGGAACTAGCATAGATTCTTTAGAAAACAAGGTATCTGACCAAAAACAGTAATTATAAGTTTTGAGGATCCAAATCTCTTAATGCAGTAAGCTGCATGGGAAGCAAGATActccttttccttttaataaaaggttcaaatatgtttaattttttttattttaaaaataaaattgattcatAAAGTGCAAGGAGAAACTATTTCTGTCCAGTTCTCTAATTTCATCTTCAACAAGCTgttggaaacagaaaagagaaataaaaattagggaTACATAATGGTTAACTTCAAATTATTCTATTGTTTAGTTAAACCATGAACAACAAAATCTGCTGTTAcggataagaaaactgagaccctgTAAATTTGCAGAGCTCTGATGAAAAAGCCAGGACTAGACTCAAGGCTCCTGACTTTCAAGCCATTGTCAGCCTGCCAAGGACCTAAGAATTTAGACTGGAGATGACAAAACATGAATGCAAAGATGTACTATAGTGCTAccaaggatattttaaaaaataaatttggggcttccctggtggcgcagtggttgagagtccgcctgccgatgcaggggacacgggttcgtgccccgatcccggaagatcccacatgccgcggagcggctgggcccgcgagccatggccgcggagcctgtgtgtccggagcctgtgctccgcaacgggagaggccacaacagtgagaggcccgcgtacagcaaaaaataaaaaaatataaataaataaataaataaataaataaatttatgtggggaggggggaagggtgtgGTAGGAACACCTCCACggtcctttttttcattttctattctttACAGTATTTTCCATTTTGAAGTTTAATGTTGCCAACGTGCAACGACTTTGCACGTGGTTAAGACAGTCCCGTTAAACACACGCAGTGAACTGAACTGCGACACCAAAATGTGAGTTATTAAGGAAAACAGaacttcctcctccttctggtGCCTGGGGGGACAAGTCACCTCCTGTGGGCTCTCCAAAGACCCTCCTGTCCCAAGATATCCGGCCGTCCCCGAAGTCTCCCCTTAGAGCGCCGCTGTTAAGTACTGCTCACCGACTCCGGCAAGATCCCGGCACTGAGGGCGGAGAGAGTGAGGCGAGCCTGGCTTCGGCTGGAGCCCCGCGCCGGAGAGACGAGGTGGCTTCGAGGTGGACGCCCGGTGGCCGGCGGGGACCGACAGTGCAGGGATCTCAGGCCAGGTCCAGCTTCTTCTGCGTCGCCGCCAGCTTGTCTTGCAGCCTCTTCTTTCTCCAGTCCAGGTAGCGCCGCCGCAGCCGGTGTGCCTGCCAGCCCACGAGCACTCCGGAGGCGAAAGCCACCAGCACGGACAGCTGCAACGTCCTCTCGGACACGTTCGCCATCGCGGCTCCCAGGCTTCCAGCGCGACCTACGGCGCGGCGGCCGGGTCAAAAAGCGCAGCGCGTTTCGGGGTGGAGCGCGGGCCGTGAGTACCCGGCGCGCCCTGCCGCGCATCTCTTGCGATTTAAAGATTTGTCGATCTCGCCTGCTGCTGAAGACTTCCCCCGCCCTTAGATAGCTCCACAGTTCCCTCCTCTGAACCCCTACCATACTTATTGTTTGGCATTCATCAGATGTTGccttgatttattattattagctaaCTACGGTGGTGCGTCTTTCCAACCTCATGGTCAGCTCAacctctgtattttctctcagcagCAGAATGCGAGCCAAATATGTGACTTTAAATTTTCTGGgaacccattttaaaaaatgcaaacagatGAAATTATTGTTAATAACGTATTTTACTTAGCTTAATATACATAAAGGATGTTAtcttttcaacatgtaatcagaaAAGCTATTAATGagatcttttattctttttttatactaAGACTGAAATCTGGTATAGATGTTATAATtaacagcacatctcaatttgaacACTAAGTTTTCGGTGGAGATACTTGATCAGTTTCTAGAATTCACAAAAGTTAGCTGAAAAATTAGATTCATATACCCACGTTGTTTCAAACACATGTAAAAATTTCTCCAATATCTGAgttgagtatctttttaaaaataaattatttatttatttttggccgctttgggtcttcattgctgcgtgcgggctttctctagtgagcaggggctactctttgttgcggtgtgtgagcttctcatttcagtggcttctcttgttggggagcacgggctctaggcacacgggcttcagtagttgtggcacgtgggctctagagcataggctcagtagttatggctcatgggcttagttgctccacggcatgtgggatcttcctggaccagggatcaaacctgtgtcccctgcattggcaggcggattcataaccactgtgtCAACAGGGAAGTCCGAGTATtggtttttaaactaaattttattaagttgttattaaaaattcagaaatcaGTTCTTCAGTCACACTAGTCACATAAGGGGCGAGTGGCTACCGTATTGGACAGCAAGGTCTAGAGAGCCATTCTATTCCACAACTAACACTGGGTCAGAGTTGTGGGGATAGAGGGAAAACAAATTCTAATGATGAAATTCATTCTGGTGGACAGACCCTAAGGTAACCCCCAACAATTTCCACTCCTGAAGTTCATGTGTTAAGTCCTTCCCCTAGAGTATGGGCTGATCTGTGATGTGCTGGGAGGTCACTTCTGTGTTTACCTTATGTGATATAAAACTTCTTAACAGACTGAAGACTCCCGTTGTGGGCTTGATGAAGTAAGCAAACATGTTGGAGAAGCTTATATAGTAAAGAACTATGTGTAGCCTCTAGGAATAGCAGCatgcctccagccaacagccagcaaaaaGCTAGAgctctcagtcctacaaccacaaggaaattAACTTTGCCTGTAACATGAATAggcttggaagcagattcttccccCAGTGCAGCCTCCAGATGAGATTACAGCTTGGCTCATATTTTGATTGtagccttgtgagaccctgacAGAGGACCCATGTGCCTGGACCCCTAACCCATGGAAAGTTGAGATTATAAATGTGTGTTGTGGTAATtcattacacagcaatagaaaacagaTACAGTCATGAAAGGGAGACCAGCACGTGGAGCCTGAACTCTTTTAGAGCATGGGCCTGACCTAGCCTCTCTATAGATATCAGCAAATGGACTTTCATACTTGAGATGaaacctattattattattattattattagggtGATGATACAGACAGTACTGGGTCCAATGTGAATTCAAGTCTGCCATGCTTAATGATCATTTACTTAGCAAATATTTCTTGGATGTTGCAGTAGGTATTGGGAATGTAGAGGTGAATATGCCACAACAGCTGCCCTCAGACAGCTTAGTGCAGAGtgaaagagatggaaaaaaataattatgacacACTCTGATGAATTGGAATATACAGTTAAGTATGTAGCTtagcctttaaaaaagaaaaaaaaccctcagaaaccttcttttctttcatattcCGTTCAATCTATTAGTCAATCCTGTAGGTTCTAGTGGAAGAAATCTTCACATATTGAGGTacagggaagtcattctggcttatgcGTGATGTGCCTTGAACTTTATGCTAACTAAAACAGCCTGTCTTATGGCCTGTCAAGCACACATTATACATCTGCattaaccattaaagaaattgcCCACCATCTAGTAATACAAAGGGATAAGTAGCA is drawn from Mesoplodon densirostris isolate mMesDen1 chromosome 14, mMesDen1 primary haplotype, whole genome shotgun sequence and contains these coding sequences:
- the MTLN gene encoding mitoregulin — translated: MANVSERTLQLSVLVAFASGVLVGWQAHRLRRRYLDWRKKRLQDKLAATQKKLDLA